The sequence CAGCATTGACAGTTGCAAATGTGTCAAAGTCGAGGTCAGTAGCAATCGTGATATCGAATGTAGCAAAAAATTCGGGAGGTTTGGATTTGACATCTTCAGTATCAACGTGGAGCTGTACTCGCGGGTTCATCTGTCTGATGCGTGGTGCTGCGGCTTCGGCCCGCTGTAGCAAGTATCAGTCCTGATTGCAACGTGGGAACATAGAGTCCATACGTTTTGTCCGATGTTATCTTCAGAGATGAAGAACTGTGCCCCAAGATCTTCTTCGCGGACTGTCTCATTGTCAAGGAGAGTAAGGGACCCAATTCCTGCAAGCACCAGATTTTTGGCTATTTCGTTGCCCAGTGCTTTAAGTGACACCAAAAGGATCTTAGCTGTTCGTATTCTTTGCAATGAAGCGTATTAGAAACCCTAAGTTGCTATCCTCAAAAAAAGGCTAAAGGTATATGTACTTTTCTTGGGCTTTTACACCCCATAGCCTAATCTGACGGTCGTACAGAGCAATTTCATCTGGGCTTGGTTGTTAGAAAAGGTCAAATCAGATCTTGGCTTCAAGCCTCACCTGCACTAATTTTGCTACTCTCAGTTTGTGCCATTGGCCTAAATCTGTATAAGGAGCTCGAATGAGGTCGTGGAAATGCTGTGTTGGAATACCAAGATATGATGTTGTTGATCAAATGAAAGAGTAACTTAGTTGGCAGAAGATATAAGGAGAAGTGCAATAAGAGTGCAATTAATACTTCAATTGTATTTGTCTCATTGGTGCCTTTGTTGGCTGAGTTACTCTTCCTTGTTGCCGCTTTCAACAATCTGGCGCGAGCGCTTTCAGATCGCGCTTGATAATGGAGCGTCACTGGCGGCTTGGCGCAATGATTAGATAACCTTCCGAGGCAGTAAATCACGTGCCTGTGTGGCTCAAGAGTCAGCCTTAAATTGATTATGTAATTAGGCAAGCATGGATTTAGAGTTCGACACTAGTTAGAGCGCCCTTTCCGATGACATAAGCCCCCCCGTCCGCGCTCTAACCGGCCGCTCTTGACGACACTCCATCCCCCGTCCTCTTTTTCGATAACTCTCCCTCCCCCTCATTCTATGATATCTCCTTCTATTCCTGGTCGTCATTTATGGTTTTGGACCCCTATCCGAAGTCTTGTGGTTAGAGTAAAAGATACCCTGGAAAGCTAGAAGGTTTTCGTGTTGTCCTCGCATCCACCCGCCGTCCTCACCTCTCCCACCTTGCACATGTTAGGCGACACCTCTGGCGTTGCATTTGACTGCCATCCTTTCGTATCCTGGGTTGCGGTGAAGTGAcggcttttctttttgttaaGATGGTATTCACTGTGCACTCTTTGCTTTGAAATGATGCCACAATTCGTATTTGCGGAGTCCATAGCCTTTTGGTGGTAAGGCTAATGTTGTGTTGACACGTGCAGTCTGACAATTTTGACTACCCTCCGGCATCAAACGATCACCCCCCAAGACCCCAATTATCGCAGGCCACCCACGCCCGTTTAAATCTAGCAAGTCAACTACGACACCTTCGAGAGCTCATTGAATTTCATGACGGGGATGGAACACAAAGAGACCGTGCGTTGGACACCCTTAACCGTGAAGTAGAGGAGTCGTACCCTGCCACTGCGGCGTCTCGATTGTCAGATTACCGTCTTAATAATAGGTCGTCAGGGGATCACGCTGAACGCCGTGATCGTCTGCGACGTGCTATGCAAGATGCTTCAGATGCCGTTGAAACTCACCTGATTAGTACCGGGTCAAGAAGACCAAGAGCAGGATGGGAGGACGATTTATCGATGATGGTAGGAGCACGGAGACTTGCCGATATTAATGGACTGAGCGGCATTCAGTCGGCCCAGGAGCGATTGAGGGCAGCGAGTTCAACAATTCGAACCTTGTTGGATGATAGTAATGCGACCCCTGGTCCTGCTTCCCGCGAACATCCTTCCGAGAGACAATCAAGCCGTCGACGGAATAAGCGGATCAAACTTGATTCCGATGATAAACGCGAAGGCATACGGGGTTTAAGCTACGGACACTACGGTCAGGTTGTGCCTGGGGCGCTGGAGATGGAAATTCTCAGCTGCGATGGAGGGGCTTATGGATTAAACGGTCGAACCTCGTGGCCACAGAATATCCTGGAGAATGACAATTCAGTGTTTAGTGCCAAGAACGAACGATGCAACATTATACTAAAGCACCACGGCCAAACCCCATTTTGTTTGAGAAGATTGGTTATTAAAGCTCCAAACTCTGGATATGATGGACCGTGAGTCTCGGGCTAGATATCTATGCAATACTAATCAGAGGATACGCTGACTCGTTCGGCTGATTCAGGGCTGGTATTCGTGAGGGGATGGTCTTTGTGACTATGGCATCGGATGAGCTACTCAGTCGTACGGCCCGGTATCATATAATCTATTCTTGTCGACCTTTGCGGCCACCGCCTCGCCGACATTCTTGGCAGACTACCTCACAACGATATCTTAGCGCTCTTCGAGCCTCGCTACAGTCACCACAACGCACAGTTCTAGTACACCCAGAACAATTATCTTCCCACGCAGATAATTCGACTGACCCCGAAGACCGTAGCCAGCCCCAAACCACTAGCCGACAGTTATCGCCAGACCGTCGTACGGAATTTCATGTCACTCTAGAACAAGACGATAGGTCTGACGATGGATCTATACCCGATCAACACTCAGAGGAGTTGACAGCTAATGCTGAAGGAGCATATGAGGATATGTCCGAGTATCTATATCCGGTGGAGTGTAGCACCGATAGTAGTGATGATGAAGTGAGTGACACGTCTGATCGTCTCCTCGACGAAATTCGACGTCAGGTGCGACAATCAATGGGTGTCGATTCGAGCAGTATTGGACTCAGGAGCCGATTACTACCGAATATCATCGCTCCTCCAGCAGGGCCGTACTCTGGCAACGCGGAGGCTACTGAGCCAGTCCCACCTGCAGAGGAGGTCCTCTCCCCACATGCAAGGTTTTTTATCAGAAGAGACAAGAGCTCCGTCAGTATCAAGTTCGATCCGCCTGTGTAAGTTGCCTTTTCCCCTCACCTTTACCCTTTAGCCTTTACACGTCCATCCCATTCTTGTTGTATCTAACCGGGAGAGTGGTAGGTCTGGGCGGTTTGTCCTCGTCAAAATGTGGAGTCCGTTCGGAAATGGCACAGTCGATATTCAAAACATCACTGCGTACGGTTATGCAGGTCCTCGGTTCTTCCCTTCATTGCAGTTCAGGTAGACCCTGCTGTACTTTACTGCCAGCTGGACTTCTCATTCAACATGTATGCTCAAGTCTTTATTCACTTATGCCCTGACAATTCTATGACGATGCGATGATGGAATTCATTGGCGCCTGTCTTTGGTATTCGTTTCAGCAATGCGGATCCGACGGCGTTGGCGAAAGGCTGCTGCATATCCCTATTGTTAAGTATCGCCTGTTTATCGAATTTGTAACCCAGGATGATTGTCAGAGGGGCTCTGCTGTCAACAAGGACAATAGCATAAATCTAAAGTATTAGAATTATTCTAGTATGTACTCTATCTCATCACGTTCGCTATGCCATGGTAGCATCCAAACCCCGAAAGGAGAACTACCGCACATAGTTAAATAGATGACATATGCAGCACATATCCGCCCAACACAAAACTGTGTATCTCAATACCGCAGTTtatttccttttctcttttttcctttttttttcccttttgttAAATGATTGTCCACCCAGAAAatacatttttttttcttacatttgttttataactgGTATCTGTAGCTTGGGTTCAAGTCTCCGAGCAATTCTTTCTCTCTCAACTGCTCGGGGGTGAGGTCGCTGTCATCAACCACTTCTGCACCAGCAGCGGCAGCCTTGTCACGGCTCTTGTTACGATAGACAAGGAGGACGAAGTAGACGCAGCACATGGCTGCGGCGAGGGCAAGGAATCCAAGACAGATCGAGTGGCCGGGGATGTAGTTTGGTTTATCCTTTTCAAGGAAGGAATATGTTGCGATGATGCCGCCAACTAAAGAGGTTTGAGAAAGTTAGGGGGTAATTCGACACTGTGTACAGGGATATGCATGTTGTCTTTGTTGTGACGAAGGGAGGGTGGGGCGCGCTTTGACTTACTGTTGCCGAAACCGATTTGCCAACCCGTTCCGATGCTGCGACGCTTGTGCCCACTTAGGTTCATCGCGAACCAGCATACGATGATTGGCATGGCGCTGTAGGCGCCCATGGTAATGAGGAATAGAGCACCGTATTGAGTGTGGCGAGTTGTTTCACCGTGAATCGTTCGGACCATCGCAAAACCTGCGATTGCCATGCAGATGGGAATGACAGCGCAGAGGAAGCGATGTCTGACGCGGTCGGAGATATAGGCAAGAGTCATAGCGAAGCCAAATGCCGCAGCCCATGGAGGAATGGAGTAAAGCTGGGTTTTGATTGCTGTGGGGAGTTAGCGTAATGAGAAGCCAAAGGTGGGACATGGGACGGGAGGCATACGGCTGTATCCATATGTCTTGATGATCGTGGGAGCAAAGTAGGCATAGCTGTAGGCGGGAACGATCATGCCAAAGTACATCAATCCACCGACGAAGATCTTGTCTGCAAAAATGGGTTAGTCCCTTGGAAGTCTAGGCTGGAGATCACAGCGACTCACAATCTTTCAACACGTCGAGCACATCCTTCCAGGTCAGAGAGATGTGATGGCCAGCACTTCCGACATCCTTGCTCAGCTTAGCACGGATGAAAGATCGCTCCTCCTCGTTCATCCATTTAACATCTTCGGGGAAGTCTGGAATCAAGAAGAACCACGCGACGGCGACGACGCAGGTGAGAAGACCTTCAAGGATGAAAATCCATCGCCATCCACGGTAGCCGGACAACCCATCCATTTTGCCAATGGCACTAGCCAGGAGACCTCCGAAAGCGCCCGCCAAAGTTGTGGAgctaaagaagaaagagaagcgcTTCTGGGCTTCACTTCGCTTGTACCACATTCCCATAAGGTAGAAACCTGTTTAAAAGCGTTTAGCTTCACAGATGTGGGAGTAGAGACCGGAGAAAGGCGAGCTTACATCCTGGAAACATGCCAGTCTCGAAGAGACCCAAGAAGAAGCGCGTC is a genomic window of Coccidioides posadasii str. Silveira chromosome 3, complete sequence containing:
- a CDS encoding uncharacterized protein (EggNog:ENOG410PFT2~COG:G~TransMembrane:12 (i41-59o79-101i108-127o133-156i168-189o201-223i272-292o312-329i336-356o368-389i401-420o432-454i)), whose product is MGKEVLDAEAPSDTSIENGSDVPKLTNTTERRLMAKIDLRLLPVLCVLYLLAFLDRVNISNAVIFGLREDLNIVSGTQYNTALTIFFIPYILFEIPSNILLKKLRPHVWLSVCMFLFGLVTLCQGLVKNYAGLLATRFFLGLFETGMFPGCFYLMGMWYKRSEAQKRFSFFFSSTTLAGAFGGLLASAIGKMDGLSGYRGWRWIFILEGLLTCVVAVAWFFLIPDFPEDVKWMNEEERSFIRAKLSKDVGSAGHHISLTWKDVLDVLKDYKIFVGGLMYFGMIVPAYSYAYFAPTIIKTYGYSPIKTQLYSIPPWAAAFGFAMTLAYISDRVRHRFLCAVIPICMAIAGFAMVRTIHGETTRHTQYGALFLITMGAYSAMPIIVCWFAMNLSGHKRRSIGTGWQIGFGNIGGIIATYSFLEKDKPNYIPGHSICLGFLALAAAMCCVYFVLLVYRNKSRDKAAAAGAEVVDDSDLTPEQLREKELLGDLNPSYRYQL
- a CDS encoding uncharacterized protein (EggNog:ENOG410PMBB~COG:S); this encodes MSDNFDYPPASNDHPPRPQLSQATHARLNLASQLRHLRELIEFHDGDGTQRDRALDTLNREVEESYPATAASRLSDYRLNNRSSGDHAERRDRLRRAMQDASDAVETHLISTGSRRPRAGWEDDLSMMVGARRLADINGLSGIQSAQERLRAASSTIRTLLDDSNATPGPASREHPSERQSSRRRNKRIKLDSDDKREGIRGLSYGHYGQVVPGALEMEILSCDGGAYGLNGRTSWPQNILENDNSVFSAKNERCNIILKHHGQTPFCLRRLVIKAPNSGYDGPAGIREGMVFVTMASDELLSRTARYHIIYSCRPLRPPPRRHSWQTTSQRYLSALRASLQSPQRTVLVHPEQLSSHADNSTDPEDRSQPQTTSRQLSPDRRTEFHVTLEQDDRSDDGSIPDQHSEELTANAEGAYEDMSEYLYPVECSTDSSDDEVSDTSDRLLDEIRRQVRQSMGVDSSSIGLRSRLLPNIIAPPAGPYSGNAEATEPVPPAEEVLSPHARFFIRRDKSSVSIKFDPPVSGRFVLVKMWSPFGNGTVDIQNITAYGYAGPRFFPSLQFR